A window of the Miscanthus floridulus cultivar M001 chromosome 14, ASM1932011v1, whole genome shotgun sequence genome harbors these coding sequences:
- the LOC136505852 gene encoding uncharacterized protein, translated as MAEPKASKSKSKSKSKSKSSHDGAGAASKKSKASAAAAAPGTLDALFAPCADVKGLRFGVQLVTRALTVRRAAPLELPHLLRATPTPSPATAAAAAGDALSFAPTTTAYIPTNFAILAHHAWHTLTLGLGTKNSKAAVFVFESATMKAAADAAWPGVVPLGDVGRRLIRAAPGSPEMARFKFRKGCVTFYVYAVRTAGACGFARADELRAVVEAVARLKDFLDHTAMLALPGQRSIDVAAAAAQVGVVH; from the coding sequence ATGGCGGAGCCCAAGGCATCCAAGAGCAAGTCCAAGTCCAAGTCCAAGTCCAAGAGCAGCCACGACGGGGCCGGGGCGGCGTCCAAGAAGTCCAAGGccagcgccgccgcggccgcgccgGGGACGCTGGACGCGCTCTTCGCGCCGTGCGCAGACGTCAAGGGCCTCCGCTTCGGCGTGCAGCTCGTCACGCGGGCGCTCACcgtgcgccgcgccgcgccgctcgAGCTCCCGCACCTCCTCCGCGCCACCCCCACCCCCTccccggccaccgccgccgccgcagcgggggACGCGCTGTCGTTCGCGCCGACGACGACGGCCTACATCCCGACCAACTTCGCCATCCTGGCGCACCACGCGTGGCACACGCTCACCCTGGGTCTGGGCACCAAGAACTCCAAGGCCGCCGTGTTCGTCTTCGAGTCCGCCACCATGAAGGCCGCCGCGGACGCGGCGTGGCCGGGCGTCGTCCCGCTCGGCGACGTCGGACGCCGCCTCATCCGCGCGGCCCCGGGGAGCCCCGAGATGGCGCGCTTCAAGTTCCGAAAGGGCTGCGTCACCTTCTACGTCTACGCCGTCCGCACCGCCGGCGCGTGCGGGTTCGCTCGCGCCGACGAGCTCCGCGCAGTCGTCGAGGCCGTCGCCAGGCTCAAGGACTTCCTCGACCACACCGCCATGCTCGCGCTCCCGGGACAGAGGAGCAtcgacgtcgccgccgccgccgcacaggTGGGCGTCGTGCATTGA